The Capsicum annuum cultivar UCD-10X-F1 chromosome 1, UCD10Xv1.1, whole genome shotgun sequence sequence ACCATTGGCCCCATAATGTGTTTTGCTTGTAAAGATGCTCTTCTCGCCGCAGCATTTCCAACTTTCTGCCCTTCTTTAACTGCATCTTCAAGGCTTTGTCCTTTGGACAAGTTTTCTTGGACTGCTTCTTTCGTTGCTTCATTTCTTACCTTATGCACGTGAGTTGCTCGAATGTAGTATAAATAAATCTTCACCAATTCCTTTAGTATGCAGCCTATGGTTCCATAACTCATGTCAAAACAGTTTACGAATGTGAATCTTTCTGTCTTGCTTCTTGAAGCTGATTCTTCTCCGATCAACTGTCTACATTTTTCAGCTGCACAAGAGAAACATGAGAACAGGATCAATGAATGCCCATTTTTGTTGATTATTGTTGAAGAATGAAAAAGAGTAAAGAGACGGCAATCTCTTTGTaaggcttgggcaatcctcctcccGTTGAACTAGTCTTTGGGATGCGAGTTAGGTTTAAGACCTAATTTTACAATAATCAACTCACTAGGACTAAGACAATACCAAATGGAAAACTTTGAAAGTCTTCAATTACAACAATATTATGCTTAAGCAATTTGAGATCGACTACATGAATTTTAACTATCTATCGATGTTGCTACATCCAAGTCCGTTTCAATTTAATATTTCAAGAATTAGTTTCTCTAACAGTAGAAGGATTTTTCAGTTTCTAGCAAACATGACGTACAAGGACTAAGACTTAATGTCAACTAAAACGTGCCTGGATACTTTCTCTTCTTTCTGTTGTATCCTATTTTAAGAGTATGATTGTCAAATTTACGGAGGAGTAACTAGTAGTACAAATAGATCTTGACATCTCTGACCAACAGCCTACATGTTTCAGCTGCATCAAAATATGGTCATTGAATGGATCACGAAGACATCTTTGTTGATTGTCAACTCACAAGAACATTAGGACAATACCAGGTCGACAACTTTAAAAGCTTACAATGACAACAATAATTTTACGTCCTCAAACCCAAGCAAGTTGAGGTCGTCTACGTGAATTCTCAATCTCACTCCGTTGAACCCAACTTTAATAGCCAATAATTGTCATATTCGTTAACGAGGGTTGACTAGCGACTCTAGTAAAAATACAAACCGCTGCATCATTATAACATCTTGAGACTACTAAAATTGATGGTGCAAGTATAAGCATGTGGATTCAAGGTAAATACATAGCCCAAACAGATAGCTCATAGATTGAACTGTACTCCACATTCAAGGCGGATGTTAGAGGTACCTTCGGCTCAGACGATGTATATATATGCAAAAAAGgattaaaatatatacatataataaaatgacatttatttgcatctatttaaattttaacaGGATCAGTACCTATGAAACTCAGAACTAGGACTGCTGTCAAAGCGAGCAGCTGCACCCTCATCTCTGCAGAAACTCGAGCTACTATTTTTGTCTTGGGCGCGACTAATTTGTGTATGAGCTGGTTAGAACAGGGAAGGATGCATCGGTTTTAAAATGTTAATTGGATATAGATCCTAGAGGGGAAGGAATCTGAAATCATTTCCTAAAAGAAAAGGAATGCAAATAAAAATGTCCAGGTAAAGGAAGCAAAGATGCCACGGAAACTTGAGTTCAAATTAAGCACATTCAATCTACTGTTTAGTTAGAATTTCCATGTTACCTCCTTCCACAGATACCCCGTCCTagttctagttttttttttttttttttttttttccaccaCCATTggtatggaggaaaatatttttcggaaaTATTTTTCAAGCTTTTCCTGATGTTGATCAAAATTCTTGGAAAACATTTTTTTTATGAGAAAACAAGTttcttaaaatgaggaaaatgacttcccaatgaaaatagtgaaaacatgGTCTACAAGTGTTATTTTCTCTCTAACACACCCTGTTTTCACCCCCACCCCCTAGCCCCCGGCCATCCCCACATATGACACACCTACTTTTTACTCCACCTCTCATAGTATATATGTAGATTATATATAAATGTTTTAGAATACTATTTTTAACTTATATATCAAACATAAGGAAATACAACAGTACATGCCTATTTTCCTTAAAAACATTTTtctaaaacatattttccatattaACACATTTCTCTTGTATtcagtgttgagacatttggttTTATGTATGGTATTCTTTTATTGGAGGTAGCTAAAATACAAGAGCCAGGAAAGtccataattattttttcttttcagccccatttcaattttcattctCAGAACCAAAAACAAATTACAGGCTAATGGATATTTAGGTGAACATCCAAAACGTGGCTAgattatttcttaaaaattaaaatgatgcTTAAATCTTGTTTACTCGTACTGAGATATTTAAGTCGCAGCTAGCtaacctttatttttgttttcttttttgtgacTGCAAGAATAGATCGTGTGACTTATTTCCATAAAGCACCTATATCGACGTCATGAATAACTTGGAATAACGAGTGTGTGGTAGCCtagaagaaaaaaacaaacaGCTCCTTTGATTTTTCGAAGTTTTTGGACTTTTTGGAGTCTCAATTGTGCTAAATTATTGGAAGTTTTGAGACTTGAAATTCACCTAGTTATAACCACTGGGATTTACCTTATACAATGAAAAGATATTTTACATTGTcaatttaaataacatataatagtAATTAGTATCAGGTTTTCGATTTTAAATTTCAGATAATTAACTCGTTCAACTTATTATGAGCAATTAcctatatataattattttgaatttaatttagcaTACTTTTTAAAAGACTATTAGTAATGTATAGAAGTTGAACTCTAGTGCTGGTACCCTTGGTTCACATTTCAATTTGGACAATTGATTAACAAGGATGGTGTATTCAACTTAACTAAGCTTTATTTGACTCAATCAATCTTGAAGTTCTGTGAACGATAAAAATTCTGTGAAGGACGGAGCTAAATTATGAATTACAAGTTCAACTGAACTCAGTAGCTTTTATCcaaatattgtatttatcttAAAGAAATCCACTGAGCATATCTaatgatttatcttgaatccagTAACTTAAACTGACTAAAATCCTGAATTCATAAACTTCATAGTCTGACTCCATCTCCATGACCGTGGCTGATTTGGGCCATCTTCTAAAATTCAATCAACACACGGAATAACATCAGGCTTGATCTTTTCGATTTTGTATTTTAGTACCTCAAAGATCTTAAGAGTAAACCAACCATAATCTAAAGATATTTTACCATAATATCTCTCAAGACGTGCATATCTTTCTTTGgtcataaaaatgataagaaatgtGTGCTCAATAGTCATTCCATCCTCTACTTATATATACAACCTTATCATACGTAAAACATCATAACAAGTAACCAAAAAAAGAAGATCTTCAAAATGGCAACAGTTGCTGGTGTTAGTCTCACAACTCCAAAATTCTCGGCCAAAAACTCCAACTCTGCCAATTTTAAGCCTTCTAAGATCCCATGCCTTAACAATCCTTGGAAAAAATTGTCACCTAAATTTGGGCTGGTGTGTGCAGCACCGGACAACAAGCTTTCTGACCTTGTGGCTGAAAGTGTTAAGGGTGCAGAGGAAGCGTGCAATGAGAATCCGACTAGCGGAGAATGCGCGGCGGCTTGGGATGTAGTGGAAGAGGCAAGTGCGGCAGCTAGTCATGCAAGGGACAAGAAGAAGCAGGATGATCCTTTGGAAAATTATTGCAAGGAAAATCCAGAGACTGATGAGTGCCGCACATATGATAGTTGATCATCActactacttttattttcctaAGCCTTGTGCTTTATTCCCAATTTGAATCTTGAATGCTCTGAATTAGGCTATTAATATgtataatgaaagaattattcCTGTTTAAATTAGTCTCAAATACTATACAAACATTTGGATGTTGTCCTTGATATGATGAGCTACTATATGAAGAATTTATGGAACAACAGTGAATTAGTTTTATATATTTGTAAAGTCTTTAGTAGGTGTTTGGACATGTGATTTATTTCGTGA is a genomic window containing:
- the LOC107856749 gene encoding uncharacterized protein LOC107856749; protein product: MRVQLLALTAVLVLSFIAEKCRQLIGEESASRSKTERFTFVNCFDMSYGTIGCILKELVKIYLYYIRATHVHKVRNEATKEAVQENLSKGQSLEDAVKEGQKVGNAAARRASLQAKHIMGPMVSSGWDFFETLYVGGTLAEASIRSVGTLLGSYVGGIIGEGKTRWFGFLLGSQLGSWIGGRLGLMLYDVGNGLLFVLQLTRTNKSDGENNSLLLISS
- the LOC107856761 gene encoding calvin cycle protein CP12-2, chloroplastic, giving the protein MATVAGVSLTTPKFSAKNSNSANFKPSKIPCLNNPWKKLSPKFGLVCAAPDNKLSDLVAESVKGAEEACNENPTSGECAAAWDVVEEASAAASHARDKKKQDDPLENYCKENPETDECRTYDS